In Acidimicrobiales bacterium, the sequence GGCGGGCGACGGCGAGCCCGGCGACACCGCTGGCGCAGCATCGTCCGGCGCGCCGACCGACGGCAGCCTCGGGCTCGGCTCCTTGCGCGACTCCGACGCCATCCGCACGGCCGGGCTCGTGCCCTGGACCCATCCGTCTCCGTAATCGAGCCGTGCGCCTTGCCCACCCGCTCGAGCCCTTGATCCGAGGAGCCCTGCACCGATGAACCACTTGCACCGCGAGCTCGCCCCCATCTCTGACGCCGGTTGGTCGGAGATCGAGGCCGAGGCCACCCGCACGTTGTCGCACTTCCTGGCTGCCCGGAAGTTGGTCGACTTCCACGGACCCACCGGTTATGACGCGTCGGCGTTGAGCCTCGGCCGGCTCGACACGCTCACCCCACAGCCCGACGACGGCGTGACGGCCACCCGCCGCCAAGTCCTCCCCTACGTCGAGCTGCACCGGCCGTTCACGTTGCAGCGTTCAGAGCTCGACGCCATCGACCGTGGCGCCTGCGACGCCGACCTCGACGCGGTGGTCGACGCCTGCCGCGCGCTGGCGACGGCCGAGGACCACTTGGTGTTCGAGGGCTATCCCGCCGCCCAGATCGAGGGCATTGCCGCGGCGTCGCCGCATGCCCCGATCGAGCTGAGCGCCGACTTCGAGCGGTACCCCAACCACGTCGCCAAGGCCGTGGCGGTGCTGAAGTCCGCGGGCGTGGCCGGTCCGTACGCGATCGCGCTCGGGCCCCGCTGTTACGAGGGGGTCATCGAGACCACCGACAAGGGCGGCTACCCGCTGCTGCAGCACCTGGGTCTGATCCTGAACGGCCCGGTCGTGTGGGCGCCCGCCGTCGACGGCGCGGTGGTGCTGAGCCAGCGGGGTGGCGATTTCGACCTCACGGTCGGTCAGGACGCGTCGATCGCGTACCGGAGCCACGACGCCGGCACCGTGACGTTGGAGTTGCAGGAGACGGCGGTGTTCGTGCCGACGTCGCCCGAAGCGGCCGTCGCCCTGCGCCACCCTGGCAACAAGCCACGCACCCGCCGGAAGTGACCCGCAGGCGTCGGGTCACCGCGTGGTCGGGCCCCACTTGTCGACCAAGGTGGTGAGCACTTCCTCGGCCGCGCCGAGGCCACCGAGGTGGCTCTCCCCGGGGATCGTGCGCAGCTCGGCGTTCGGGAGCCGCTCCACCATGTGCTGGCCGTGGTGGTACGGGATGATGTGGTCGGCGTCGCCATGCCACCAGATCACGGTCTGGGTGACGTCACCGACGGCGAAGCCCCAATCTCGGCTGAAGCACAGCACGTCCGACAGCGGCGCGGCGAGGCGTGGGCGGCGTCGCCCGTTGAGCAGATCGTCGAGGAACATGGCCTTGAACTCGGGACGGCCGAGCAGGCGCCGGTCGCCGGGCGGCGACAACCGGGCGTAGATCTCGAGCGCAGGGGAGCCGACCGGTCGCAGCAGCCGCATCGCCTGGCTGATGCCGGCGCCGAGGGGTCCGCGGGTGCGTGCGATCACCGGCGCCATCGTGACGCCGAGCTGGGTGAGTCCGCCTCGGATGGCGTCGGGGCCCTGGGTCGGCGCGACGCCCCCGAGCACGCCGATCACCCGGACTCGCTCGCCGAGCCCGACCCCGGACGCGAGGGCGAACGGCCCGCCGCCGGAGAGCCCGATGACGCCGAGCTCGTCGATGCCGAGCTTGTCGACCAGCGCCTCGAGGTCGGCGGCCCACGCCCGGACGTTCGGGTAGACGTGATCGGTCGACAGGCCGGTGCCGGGTCGGTCGATGCCGATCACCCGCAGGCCGTGCGCGGCGGCGTGGAGGCGGGCGTCCTCCGGTATCTGGCGTCGGGCGCCGGGCGTGCCGTGGAGCCACACGAACGCCCGCCCTTGGGGGTCACCGAACTCGGCGAATCCGAGCTTGCGGTCCTTCCCGGCGGCGATCGTGCCCTCGAGTCGCGGGTCGGTGATGGTGGTCACCGGAGGAGCATGGCAGACGCCGAGGGTTCACGTCGGCTTTGGCGGTGCGTCACCCACGTGGTGGCCTGCGCCGGCGGCCCGAGCGACCCGACACTGCATTGAGCGCGCGGATGCTCCGGTCGAGCGCCTTGAGCGAGAAGCGACCTTTCGACATGGTGCTGAGGCTGCGCAGCGGCGCCTCTTGGAGGACCCGGTCGACCATGACCGCAATGCCGCCCTCGGAGTCCATCTTGGCGGTGGCCCGCGCCGCGATCGCGCGAGCGACGGTCAGCAGGGGTCGTCCGGCCGGGCTGTCGCCGAGGTCGCCGAGCGTGCTGTTGCGGTGGAACGGACGGATCGGGTCCGGCTCGGGGATGGGGTGGCGCAGCAAGGCCGTGAACGCCTCGTCGCTCACCGTCCAGCCATCGGGGAACGGGTTGCGGTACGGATCGTCGGGGTTGGTCGCCGGTGCGAAGTCGGACCGGATCTTCAGCGGCAGCACCCCGCGGATGTCGCGCGATGACGTCCCCACGAGGATCTCGTACTCGCCGTCGACGATCTGCCACGCACCCGTGTCGACATCCCAGTGAGAGAAGGCGCGTGGCCCGAGCGTGCACTGCACGCGGGCGCGCTCGCCCGGCTGGAGGTGGACCTTGGCGAAGTCGCGCAGCTCCCGCTCGGGGCGGGCGATGGGGGAGCTGACCGGCCGCACGTAGACCTGCAGGACCTCGGACCCGGCCCGCCCACCGGTGTTGGTGACGTCGACCGTCACCGTGGTCTGGTCGCCGGCGTCGATCGCCGCGGCCGACAGCGCCGGCTCGCCGACCTCGAAGGTGGTGTAGGAGAGGCCGTGCCCGAACGGGAACAAGACGTCGGCGTCGGCAGACTCGAACCAGCGGTAGCCGACGTACAGCCCTTCGCGGTACTGCACCTGCCGGCCGCTACCCGGGAACCATGCATCGGAGGGGACGTCGGCCTGGCGGTTCGGGAACGTCTCGGCCAAGCGGCCGCCGGGCTCGGCCAACCCGTACAGCACGTCGGCGATCCCGCCGCCCATCGCCTGGCCACCGAGGTAGGCCTCGACGATCCCGGGCACGTCGTCGACCCACGGCATCAGCACCGGGCCGCCGTTGGACAACACGACGATGGTCTGCGGGTTGGCCGCCGCGACCGCCCGGATGAGCTGGTCGTGCTGGTACGGCAGGCGCAA encodes:
- a CDS encoding family 1 encapsulin nanocompartment shell protein — protein: MNHLHRELAPISDAGWSEIEAEATRTLSHFLAARKLVDFHGPTGYDASALSLGRLDTLTPQPDDGVTATRRQVLPYVELHRPFTLQRSELDAIDRGACDADLDAVVDACRALATAEDHLVFEGYPAAQIEGIAAASPHAPIELSADFERYPNHVAKAVAVLKSAGVAGPYAIALGPRCYEGVIETTDKGGYPLLQHLGLILNGPVVWAPAVDGAVVLSQRGGDFDLTVGQDASIAYRSHDAGTVTLELQETAVFVPTSPEAAVALRHPGNKPRTRRK
- a CDS encoding alpha/beta hydrolase; its protein translation is MTTITDPRLEGTIAAGKDRKLGFAEFGDPQGRAFVWLHGTPGARRQIPEDARLHAAAHGLRVIGIDRPGTGLSTDHVYPNVRAWAADLEALVDKLGIDELGVIGLSGGGPFALASGVGLGERVRVIGVLGGVAPTQGPDAIRGGLTQLGVTMAPVIARTRGPLGAGISQAMRLLRPVGSPALEIYARLSPPGDRRLLGRPEFKAMFLDDLLNGRRRPRLAAPLSDVLCFSRDWGFAVGDVTQTVIWWHGDADHIIPYHHGQHMVERLPNAELRTIPGESHLGGLGAAEEVLTTLVDKWGPTTR